Below is a genomic region from Telmatobacter sp. DSM 110680.
ACCTTTTTACCTTGGCGTGCTGGGGCCGCAACGCAGAACCCGCGAAGTTCTCGCGGAAGCTGCAAGGCTTCTCGGGTTGCCGAAAGAACACGATCGCGCTGAGCAATGGCTCAGGCAATTGCACGCACCTACCGGTCTCGATCTCGGCGCGGAGACACCGGCGGCGATTGCGCTCTCGATCATCGCTGAGATTCAGCAGACATTGAACAGCGCGTCTGCGCTTCCTCTGCGCCAGGTTCGCGCCGTACACCCTGCTATCAGCAACGCCTAGAAGAATCAGGCGGCCATTTCCTTCAAGTGAGCCTCAAGCACATCGAGAAATTTCGCCAGCCACGCGGGATGCGCCGTCCAGGCTGGGCCCGTAACGAGCTTGCCGTCCACGATTGCATCCGTGAAGTCGAGAGAAACGAACGTTCCGCCAGCGAGGCTCACTTCTGGCGCGCATGCCGGATAGCAATTGACCTTGCGGCCCTTGAGCGCCCCAGCCGCGGCCAGTATCTGAGGACCGTGACATAGTGCAGCGATTGGTTTGCCTTCCTTATCGAAATGCCGCACTAGCTCAAGCACCTTGGGGTTGAGGCGGAGATACTCCGGCGCCCGCCCACCAGGAATGACAAGTGCGTCGTAGCCCGCAGGATTGACCTCGTCGAATGTCGCGTTCAGCGTGAAGTTGTGTCCGCGTTTTTCGGTGTATGTTTGATCGCCTTCAAAGTCGTGAATCGCCGTGCGTACCTGTTCGCCTTTCTTCTTGTCCGGACATACCGCATCCACTTTATGGCCCACCATCTGCAAGGCCTGAAAAGGAACCATGATTTCGTAGTCCTCAACAAAGTCGCCAGCCAGCATTAGGATTTTCGCTGATTTCATATGGGGATCCTCCACTCAATTTTGAGACGCTGAAAGCTCGATGCCAGTGCGCATGAAGAAGTCAGACACATGTTATCTGATGGGCAGGAAGCGGTGAAGTTGCATTTATGAATAGATCGTTTAACTGCGAGCGTGCTCGAGGCAAACTGGCGGTTTACCCTAGAATCTGTCATGACGGTTTCCCCAAATCCTCTTGAGATACTCAACGCACAAATCGTTGCATGTGATCGCTGTCCGCGACTCCGGACGCATTGTACGGAGATCGCCCGGGTTCGGCGCCGTGCCTATGCCAATTGGGAATACTGGGGGCGTCCGGTTCCCTCATTCGGAGATCCAGATGCTCGCGTCCTTGCATTGGGTCTCGCGCCCGGCGCCCATGGTTCCAATCGAACGGGTCGTCCCTTTACCGGCGATGGCTCTGGAGATTTTCTCTATCCCGTCCTGCATGAGGCGGGATTTGCATCCCTTCCCCACGCCAGTTCACGCGACGATGGCATGAAACTCGATGGTCTCTGGATCACATCGGTGGCGCGCTGCGCGCCGCCGGGGAACAAGCCCACCCCTGGGGAGTTGCATAACTGCGCTCCATGGATGGATGCGGAGATGGCGCTGCTGAAAAATCTTTGTGTTGTAGTTTGCCTTGGTAGGATCGCCTTTGATGGATTGCTGACACGCGAACAACGTCTAGGAGCCGCCATTACTCGTGCCAATTACACCTTCAGTCACAGTGCGGAGTATGCACTGCCAAGTGGACTTACGACGATCGCCAGCTACCATCCTTCATTGCAGAACACAAATACGGGAAAACTAACTCGACCCATGTTCCTTGAAGTGTTCAAACGCGCCAGAGTGCTTGCGGGATTAAGCTGAGATCTGCCTGATAAGTCTCCACCCGCAAGAGGCACTTGATTTCGGTTCTGTGCGCGGTTTTGTAATTTTGAGTGACTTGGATTGCGACCCCGACGCGAGGAGAGATGCGATGAGTAGAATGGCACGCAGAGTCTTGATTCCAGCATTTGTGATATTTGCGATGGGGGTATACGGGCAAACTATGAAATCCGACCATTGGTCAACGGCGGACTTGCAGGAACGCGCAAAGCACCTGCAGGAGCTCGCCGCAAAGAGTGACGGCTCCGCCAGCGAGACACTGGAACAATATCCGCACCACTACACGATGTTGGCTTTTCGCCAGCACAGCGGCGGCGGCGAACTGCATCAACACTTCGCCGACATCTTCTACATCCTCGAAGGACGAGCCAGCGTTCTTACTGGCGGTCGTCTTATTGAACAGAAAGAGTCCGGCCCCGGCGAGATTCGCGGCAAGGCAGTTGAAGGTGGTTCGCGCCAGGAACTTAAGGCCGGAGACGTAGTGCATATCCCCGCAGGCATGCCTCATCAAATGCTCGTGGCCGAGGGAGAATCGATTACCTACTACGTAGTGAAGGTAGAAGAGAGCCGCTAAGTCAAAAGGGCATAATCAGGCGAATAGAAAAGGGAGACTGAATCAAACCGCCCTGACATGAGTTCTTTGTCAACGCAGACTCATGGGAGAGCCGAACGAGTGCCCCAAATCTCTCTCCGATCCTACGATCAAAAAAGAAGCTCTTCGCTAATGAATACTGATACTTTTCACGATCTTCCACGCATTGTTGGCTCGCCGTAAGGCCGTTAACAAACACGAAACAGATTCGTTTCTTCTTGTCGCTGAGGTCGGATCTGAGGCTGTCATCGCCGCATCGAATCTAGTTGGCTAGTATCAGGGCCGGCCTCCATTTGCTGCCCCATTTCGACGGCTCAGGACCCATGACGAAATGCAAAACACCTCCTGCCTGGATCTGTTCCCAAGTGATGACCGGCATGTCGAGCGTTTTTCCATTCAAGGTCGCAGACTGAATGTAGACGTTCTTGGCGGAGTTGTTGCTCGTCTCCAAGCGGAATCTTTTGCCATTGGCTAAAGTGAGCGATATCTCGCCGTACATCGGACTCCCGATCATGTATTCTCCACTGGCAGGACTTACGGGATAAAAGCCCATCGCTGTGAATAGAAGCCACGCAGACATTTGCCCGCAATCATCGTCTCCGTCAAGGCCGCCGGGACTTGCATCGTATTCCTCTGCGGCAATCTTCCGTACCATCGCCTGTGTCTTCCAAGGCTGCCCGTCGAAGTCGTAGAGATAACCATAGTGGTGACTCGGCTCATTGCTGTGCACGTTGTGGCCGCCGCTGAAGTGCTGATCCAGTTTCTTGTCGTAGTTCTCCACTCCGCCCATCAACTGGATCAGACCTGCCTGGTCGTGCAGAGGCGACCACGTGTAGACCCAGGTGTCACCTTCGGTCCATCCAGAGACGGAGCGGTTTTGGTCATCATCCTTCTCGCCGCCGATCGGAGCCCACTTGCCATCTGACGTCCTTCCGTTCATCAACCCGAGAGCGGGGTTGTAGAGATTGCGGTCATTCAGCGAACGCTTTAGAAAGAAGCGGAAATCCTCACTTCTTCCGAGAGCCTTTGCAATCTGGGCAATGCACCAGTCGTCGTAGCTGTCTTCGAGAGTGCTCGAGGCCGCTTCATCGGTTTTGTCGGTTGGAATGTAGCCTAGCTGCTTGTAATAGGTGAGTCCTGCACGGGCCTCGTAGGGTGTGTACTCTTCGCGATCGAGCCAACGACGAGTCGTGTCGCCATCGGGCGGTGTCATCGCGTCTTTGTAGACGGCTTGCCAGGCGAGTTGGCGATCGAAACCGGTGAATCCCTTTCTGAAAGCTTCCGCCACAAGGGAATCCGCATGTGTTGCGATCATGATGTTGGTGTAGCTGGGATTGGGCCACTTGGGCATCCAGCCACCCTCTTTGAAATTTTGCAGAAGAGCTGTGATCATGCCGTCGATGCGTTCCGGAGCGAG
It encodes:
- a CDS encoding uracil-DNA glycosylase, translating into MTVSPNPLEILNAQIVACDRCPRLRTHCTEIARVRRRAYANWEYWGRPVPSFGDPDARVLALGLAPGAHGSNRTGRPFTGDGSGDFLYPVLHEAGFASLPHASSRDDGMKLDGLWITSVARCAPPGNKPTPGELHNCAPWMDAEMALLKNLCVVVCLGRIAFDGLLTREQRLGAAITRANYTFSHSAEYALPSGLTTIASYHPSLQNTNTGKLTRPMFLEVFKRARVLAGLS
- a CDS encoding DJ-1/PfpI family protein; translation: MKSAKILMLAGDFVEDYEIMVPFQALQMVGHKVDAVCPDKKKGEQVRTAIHDFEGDQTYTEKRGHNFTLNATFDEVNPAGYDALVIPGGRAPEYLRLNPKVLELVRHFDKEGKPIAALCHGPQILAAAGALKGRKVNCYPACAPEVSLAGGTFVSLDFTDAIVDGKLVTGPAWTAHPAWLAKFLDVLEAHLKEMAA
- a CDS encoding GH92 family glycosyl hydrolase; this translates as MNRFAPAIVVLAMGTVTGLVAQNDVVSYVNPLVGSQKSAIGYGGTMPFVTPPFGMTNWTPQTRQNKISIVSYNYDDTTISGFIGTHQPAIWMGDYGYVTVIPQVGELRTTPESRKLSYSHASEVARPDYYRVSLGTGADGKIQAEMTATERCAFFRFTFPNAAGPRVIVEASRPGIAGLASVNSQTQEITGYNPHRMDAHLGPFALPNFKGYFVVQFEQPPMDMKTYGDDGSSHGAYAEFRPGQTIQVRIGTSFISIEQARQNLMREIPSWNFRAVQEKLHTIWNRKLSQLQIGGATDKDKTLMYTAMYHALLYPRVFSEYGRYYSAFDDSIHNGESYTAYSIWDTFRAENSMLTLLAPERIDGMITALLQNFKEGGWMPKWPNPSYTNIMIATHADSLVAEAFRKGFTGFDRQLAWQAVYKDAMTPPDGDTTRRWLDREEYTPYEARAGLTYYKQLGYIPTDKTDEAASSTLEDSYDDWCIAQIAKALGRSEDFRFFLKRSLNDRNLYNPALGLMNGRTSDGKWAPIGGEKDDDQNRSVSGWTEGDTWVYTWSPLHDQAGLIQLMGGVENYDKKLDQHFSGGHNVHSNEPSHHYGYLYDFDGQPWKTQAMVRKIAAEEYDASPGGLDGDDDCGQMSAWLLFTAMGFYPVSPASGEYMIGSPMYGEISLTLANGKRFRLETSNNSAKNVYIQSATLNGKTLDMPVITWEQIQAGGVLHFVMGPEPSKWGSKWRPALILAN